TCGGTGACATGTTCCCCGAACGCCTCGAAACCGAGCGGTTGGCATTGACGCCGCTCACGTCCGACCACGTAGACCCACTCGACTTCTACGAACTCTGTTCTGCGGACGCAGCGCACATCGAGGAGGTCACCGAATCGCTACCGTGGGAACCACACCAGACGCCGAAGGAGACCAAGAAGTTCCTCGACGGACTCGGACAGCAGTGGAGCGACGCCCAGAACGCGGAGTACGCCGTGCGCGTCAGGCCGGAGGAAGACGACGAAATAGCGGGTGCGGTCGGTCTGAACCCCGACTGGGACCGTCGCACCGGCGAGTTGGGCATCTGGCTCCGCAAGCCGTTCTGGGGCCGAGGCTACTACGGCGAGGCGTTCGCCGAACTGACTCGCGTGGCGTTCGAACGTCTCGACCTCGAACTGGTCGAAATCCTCCACAAGCACGGCAACGAGAAGTCCCAGCGAGCGACCGAGAAGTTCACAGAGCGCTTCGGTGGCCGCCACGAAGGTCGGTTCCGAAACCTGTGGAGTGGACCCGAGGTCGCCGATGCGCATCGCTACACCATCTCGCAGGCCGAGTACGAGCAAACCAGATGAGCGACCTCTTCCCCGAGCACATCGAGACCGACCGCCTCGTCCTCGAACCGCTCACCACCGAGAACGTGGACGTGCTGGCGTACTATCGCCT
The sequence above is a segment of the Halorussus halophilus genome. Coding sequences within it:
- a CDS encoding GNAT family N-acetyltransferase; the protein is MFPERLETERLALTPLTSDHVDPLDFYELCSADAAHIEEVTESLPWEPHQTPKETKKFLDGLGQQWSDAQNAEYAVRVRPEEDDEIAGAVGLNPDWDRRTGELGIWLRKPFWGRGYYGEAFAELTRVAFERLDLELVEILHKHGNEKSQRATEKFTERFGGRHEGRFRNLWSGPEVADAHRYTISQAEYEQTR